The Leptospira andrefontaineae genome has a segment encoding these proteins:
- a CDS encoding uroporphyrinogen decarboxylase family protein, with product MSNTRFQAALKLEAQATPPIWMMRQAGRYHWHYQNLRKKHSFEELCKVPELAAEVAFGPVDDFDFDTAILFSDILFPLEAFGMGLRFGDEGPKLGWHLSTLEDLNKFYPLEQAVEFMGFQKEAVIRTRKRISKDKSLIGFVGGPWTLFCYATQGKHDGNLILPKVSAELREGFYEKILALLKENIRLQLEGGAEIVMIFDTAAGDASPVFFQEAILPTIKFLVEAFPGKIGYYAKNLAPASLQSLREVPGLTGFGMDHRTDIVGFLGNGSHFVQGNFDQALLFMEPGEFKKYLNRWIRPFLDLVPEKRAGWVCGLGHGVLPKTPEANIRTFVSTIREAFV from the coding sequence GGCCCAGGCCACTCCTCCAATTTGGATGATGCGCCAGGCAGGTCGATATCATTGGCATTACCAAAATTTAAGAAAAAAACATTCTTTCGAAGAACTATGTAAAGTCCCGGAGCTTGCTGCGGAAGTCGCTTTCGGTCCTGTGGATGATTTTGATTTTGATACTGCAATTTTATTTTCTGATATTCTTTTTCCTTTGGAAGCATTCGGAATGGGGTTACGTTTCGGAGATGAAGGCCCTAAACTTGGATGGCATCTTTCCACATTAGAAGATCTGAATAAGTTTTACCCTTTGGAACAAGCTGTAGAATTTATGGGCTTCCAAAAAGAAGCGGTGATCCGCACCAGAAAAAGGATCTCAAAGGATAAGTCCTTGATCGGATTTGTGGGAGGACCTTGGACTCTATTTTGTTATGCTACCCAAGGAAAACATGATGGAAATCTAATACTTCCTAAGGTTTCTGCGGAGCTGAGAGAAGGTTTTTACGAAAAGATACTGGCTTTATTAAAAGAGAACATACGCTTACAATTAGAAGGTGGCGCCGAGATCGTAATGATCTTTGATACTGCCGCTGGAGATGCATCTCCTGTGTTCTTCCAAGAGGCAATACTGCCTACCATCAAATTTTTGGTCGAGGCATTCCCTGGCAAAATCGGCTATTATGCCAAAAATTTGGCCCCTGCTTCTTTACAGTCATTGAGAGAAGTCCCTGGTTTGACTGGATTCGGAATGGATCATAGAACAGACATCGTTGGCTTTTTGGGAAATGGATCTCATTTTGTGCAGGGAAATTTTGATCAGGCGTTATTGTTCATGGAGCCCGGGGAGTTTAAGAAATATTTAAATCGTTGGATCAGGCCGTTTTTGGATCTGGTCCCGGAAAAAAGAGCAGGATGGGTTTGCGGTTTAGGACATGGGGTCCTGCCAAAAACCCCGGAAGCGAATATTAGAACTTTCGTAAGTACGATACGTGAGGCTTTCGTATGA